ATGGATGGATAGATACAGACCGTTTTGGTTACTCAGGAACAATTACACGTTATACTGACGAAACGCTGACTGAACAAGTAGGTGATGTCATCAATACTGGGTCTCGTGATCTTGCCCTCTGGTCTGATTCTGATTATCCGGCGAGTATAGTTATGGGGTCTTGGTGGTATAGTACTGCAGTAGATGGCGAGGGAAATCCAATAGGTGCAGGGCATGGAAATACACATGGTAATACTGGTCCTGGTTTCATGCAATATTATGATTTGATCCAGGATTATGTGACAGATCAGCGTTACTCATTCAGCAATTTTGATGGAAATTATTGGACAACATTCAATTTTGAATTGGTTGTAAATATGAGTGAAGCTGGTGCTGTTGCTAGGTTGAGTGCTCCGAACAATACCGGGGATGGAGGTTTTTTTCATACCTTGAATGTTCAGCTTACTGCAACGGGCTTGCAAGGAAGTCTTCAGAATAATGGTATGATCGTTGCCTATGAGCAAGATGCCTTCCCAACTGACGTTTTTGGTTCAATCTCGGGTGTATTCGAGAACACTTCAGGAACCACAGCGAATAACGGTTTTTACAGCTTCAGTTTTGATCTGAACATGGACAATTGGGCATTTGAAAACCGTGATGATCTTGTTGGCGCTTCTTTCCGCATGGGCAGCTACGGTGCCCCCATCCCCGAACCCGGCACCATGGCCCTGCTGGGCATTGGACTGGCCGGACTGGGCCTGTACGGATACCGCCGCAAGAACAAAGCCTAAGTCAACCAGCTTCCTCCTTCACCAACCCCGTCCCGGAATATCCGAGGCGGGGGTATCTTTTTTCTGGGCTGGAGCCGCCTGCCCAGGATGTCATCTTGAATCCCATCAGAACCCTCAACGCCTGAGCAGCAGGCTCTCCAGCAGCCGGAACGCCTTCTCCGATTGCGGCAGGAACAACCTGGACTGGCCGGTCCTGATTCTGAGTAGCCTTGACCGCGCAATGCGACTGCCCGCCGCTCTGGGCTTGGCATGATCCAGGGCCTGGCTACTGAAGTGTTGCCGGATAAAGTGATCCGTATTGTGACCGAGAACAGTGGGGCATCGAAGGTTGAAGGCCTGAACCATGAACAGTAGCCTGGAACTATCCGTTTGAGAGCCTAGGGTCTGAGGAGGAGTGAGGTGTAAATACGTCGGAATTGAGCAACAGCATTGGGTGTTCACCCGAGCCTGACTCTTGCTCACCTTTCTTCAGGCCGACTTCCGAAGGCCCTGATAGCTCGGGAGGGACGGCAGGAGGGCGTGAGGTTCAATAAAATTATGCGGGATTAACCGGAAGACATGCCTTGGCAACGGTTTCAGACGGTACGGACCTTCGCCATTTTTTAAAAAAAGCAGACAGGCAGTCCGGCATTTTCTACCACCTGACCGTATCCATTTCCAACGCAATGCGTACATTGTACCTACACAGGTTGAAATGGAGTTTTCCGAAAACCTGAAAAATGGTAGGGCCGGAATCGATTTTACAAATAAGCCAGTAATATTAAACAGTATTTTTTTAAATAAAAAAATAATACCACGCATTATACCCCAAAATGGCGAAAGTTATTATTTCACCATCGAACCCGCTCCCCACTACAGGATTACACCCTACGCATCCAAGCTGCTTGCGGTCAATCCTTGCTTCGTCGATGGTCACTCCATGTCCAGGGCTTGCTACTCCTAACCATTGCCCACCCAGCCCCGCCCCTGGGCGCACGTTGGACCTCGCCAGCCTTGAGCCATGATGCAGGACGCATCGTCTCAAGACCGCCAAGCCAAGATAAGCAAGCGCCTGGGGCGACGGGCTCAAGCTGCCTCGCGCTTACGGTGATCGCATGTTGAGCTTGGAGATCAGGCTCTCTGACCTGAATGCCTTGCTGGAAGTCGTGCCAGTCCTGCTTCCGCGGGGCTATCGTTCTTCGAGCATGATATGCTCATTTTATTGCCGCAACATCCTCTCAAAATCGCTTTTGTCGACGGGTATAGTCGTGTTCGTCAGTTCAACCTCCGGGAAAACCGGGCAGCCTGGGGACCAGAGTTCGGTGCTTTCGGGGTGGGCGTCGAAGTAGTCCGGGTCTGTGGTGACGCGGATGGGGTGGGGCATGCCGGGTTGGAGGTAGGAGAAGTCCTTGCCGATGCTTTTGGCCTCGATACCGGGCGGGAGCAGGTGGGGGGCGGCGATGATTTGGGCCAGTTCCGGGAAGCCGTAGAGGGGTGCGGGGCGGATTGGTTCGCTGATGTCGGGCTGGGCGATCTGGTCCAGGTCGAATCCGGCGCTGTCCAGTTCGTTCACGTCGCTGAGGATGTCCGAGACCAGCCCGGAGCGGTCGCGGTCCTGGTCGCCTCGTCTGCCCAGGGTCAGGCTGGAAATGGCGCCGGGGAGTCTGGCCAGGATGGGCTGGAGCCTGCCGACAAAGGTGCTGAAGAGCTGGATGCGTTCCCGCAGGACGCGGTAGACGTCGGTCTCCACGGTGTCTTCGTAGTGCAGGTTGACGATGCGGATCAGCTCGAAGGCCTGGCCCAGCCTGTCGATGCGCCCGATACGCTGCTCCACCTTCATCGGGTTCCAGGGCATGTCGTAGTTGATCAGCGCCCCGCAGAACTGGAAGTTCAAGCCTTCCGCCGCTGCCTCGGTGCAGAGCATGATCTCGGCCTGGCCATCCCGGAAGCGCTTCTTGGTGGCCTCTCTGCTGATCCGCTGCCAGGAACCGCTTCCATCCCGGACTTCGCCGCCCCGCCCGGAAAAGCAGATCACGGCCTGCGGTCCGAACCGGTTCGCCACCTCGCCGCGCAGAAAATCCAAGGTGTCCGTAAACTGGGTGAAGATCATAACCTGGGAGTAGCCAGCCCCGCGCAGGTTCTCGATCTCCGTAAGCAGAACAGTCGTCTTGGTGTCCGTAGGCAATCGCCGGGCCATGCGCAGCAGCCGGTCGATGTCCCCCTGCTCCTCCTGGGCCAGGGCCTCGGCGGCCAGACTCGCCGCCTCCTCGGCGTCCATGGCGTCCGGGGCGTCCGGGGACAGTTCGTCATCAAGAATATCTTCCTCGGCCCGGTCCAGGTCCGTTTCCCAAGATGCGTTGCCCACCTGCGCGTGCCGGGTTTCCAGGGTGCGGACCAGGGCCGCGAAGCTGCTGGCCAGACGGCGGCGGTACACCGTCATCACAAAGCCCACCGCTGTTTTTCGGTCCAGGGAGGCGTTGTTGTAGGTGGAGGAAATATAGTCCTCCACGGCTGTATAGACCTCCCGCTCGTCCTGGCTCATTTCAACAAAGCGGTCCTCCACGTGGCGCTGGGCGATGTTCACTCCGAGCTTTCCGGCCTTGTGGTAGGTGCGCAGCAGTTCCCGCGTATGGCGGGAGATCAGCCGTTTGACCGGAGTATGGGCGAGCATCAGCCGGATGGCGGCCTTGCGTTCCGGGGTTTCCAGCTGGCGCAGGGGGATGGTGGCCTTGTCCCGCAGGGCTTTCAGGATTTTCTTGGCCTTGAGCTTGCTGCCTCCTGGGGCCACGGCCAAGGCCTGATCCAGGCTGACCTGCCCGTAGGCGGCCTCGGCGGAGCGAAACAGCACGGCCATGGTCGCCAGTTCCGGATCTCCGGGCGAAGGCTGGGCAGCATGTTCGAAGAACGTCAGAAAAGCCTGGATATGCCACTCTCGCGGCAGGCCCAGCAGGTTGAGCAGGTCCCAGACTTCCACCGGACTGACCTGCATGGGTGTGGCCGTGAGCAGGATCAGGCCCTTGGTCTTTTCCCGCAGCCGCTGCATCAGACGCAAGAGTTGGTTGGGCCGGTCGTCGCCGCCGACTGATCCGCTGTTTTGGGTTCTGTTGAGGCCGCCCCCGCGTCGTCGCGCATGGTGGGCCTCGTCCAGGACGATCACATCCCAGGGCTCAGCCTTTTCAAGGAGCTGAGCGGCCCGGTCCCGGCGGCGCATCAGGTGGCTGGATGCCAGAACCACGGGCTCCTTGTGCCAGTCGTCGCAGCCCACGGGGCACACAGCATTGTCGGCCAAGGCGGACGATGGGTAGCGGCAGAGCTTCTGGCCGTCGTAGATGGGCCAGTTCAGGTTGAATTTCTCCCGCAGCTCGACCTGCCACTGCCGGAGCACGGCCTTGGGCGCGAGAATCAGAATTCGCTTGGCCCGTCCAGCCATCCAGGCCTGGCGCAGCAGCAATCCGGTCTGGATGGTTTTGCCCAGCCCGACCTCGTCGGCAATCAGCAGCCTGGGCGGCCAGGGCTCGTACATCCGCTGAAAGGCCCGGACCTGGTGCGGCCAGGGAGTAATGGGACTGGTGGCCTCGCCGATCCGTTCGCCGCCGTCCGGCAGGGAAGGGGCCAGACGGAGGAAGGACCAGACAGCGCCTCGCCGGTCGCCGTTTCGCTCCGGGAGGACTGGCTCGACTTCCGGCTGGGCTTGCGGTTCCGGCTCCACTCCGTAGGCATCCTGCTTCTCGTGGAGCAATTGGTGCGGCAGCCTTTCTTGTTCGGGCAAAAACTTGAGCAGTTCATCCCGCAAGGCGGCGGGGATGTCGATGACCATGGCCGATTTGGCCTTGTCCGCCCAAAGCTGTTGGAACGTCGCTTCCTCGGCGTCCACATGGGCCGAAGAGCCGCCCCAGCTGGTGAAGACGTGGAAGCTGTCCCAATTGTGCTTCCAGCCAAATACGGTTTCGTTGATGCTCCCGTTGAAGGCGAGGCGATTCCCGGCCTTGTCTTCGATGATCCCGGCCTTTTCATGAAAAATCGCGTCCGTGCGCACAGGCCTGCGTTTGTGGTCGCAGGGGATGGCCACCTTCACGTCCAGATGCCCCTTGGCCACCATCCAGGCCAACAATTCCAAGGCGCTGGCGGCATCCTGGTCCTCGGCGGTCAGGGGCGTGCGTTGCAGGCTGGCCTCCACGGTTTCGCGCAGGGACTGACCCCGGGCAATGGCCTGCACCTCGGGCTCGTCCAGCGTACAGCCGACGATAAGCCGCATCCGCCCCTGATTGCGGACCAACCCCTCCACGCCACGGGACGCGGCGGACAAGGCCCCGGCGGAGAAATATCCGGTGGAACGGTCGTAGCGCACGGCGCATTGCAAGGCTGGGATATAGAAATGGCGGAGCAGGTCCCCGTCGTCCGGGGTGTACTTGAGCTGCCAAGAGAGGGTGGGGAGGGAGAGCTCGGAATTCATGATGAATTGGCGATAGGTCGGTTGAGTCTATGGCATTTTTTCTGGGTTTTTCCTGTTGTCAAAAACAGCATGGATTACAATTTCTTTTGGTTCAATGGAGAAGAAAACCGAGAAAGGAAATTTTCGCAGCAATATTCTCCTGAATTGCTTGTGGTGTAGTGCGTGAGCCGAGTGCAAAAAGTCCTTTTTGCACTCGCAGTGGTCAGTGACAAGTGGCTTGTGGTCAGTAAAAACAAGAGGTTGTCTGAAGACCCTGTGGTGTTGATTTCGGTCCCAGGGACTTTTTGCACTGACCTCAGTGCGTAGAGGTATGGATTTTTGGATATTCTATTCAGGGCATCATCTACACATTCCAGAAAATCCAAGCCAAGTCCCTGAAGCTGTTTTTCATACCATTCGATGGAGATGGCAATATCTTCAAGTGATCTCCGAGTGTGTCGAATCTTCATTTGTATTTGTTTCGCAACTCTTCATGGGCTGTTTGCCAGTCATACATCTCAAGATCGCCTCGCTGATATTCTTGATATCTTCTTTCCAGCTCTTTTTTTTGCCATTCAGGCATTGGGAGAAGATTGTGATCTTTTGCAAGTGTATCCCAGGCATTCATAATCAGATGCAGTCGCTCAGAAATATTCAACTTGGCAATTTCATTCTCAATATGGACTGTGTCCATGAAATACCTCCATTAAATGTCAAGACATCTTCAGTACTCCCTATTTTTGCCCTGGCTCAATATGCGTTTCGGACAGGTTGCCTCCTCTGTGTATCCC
This is a stretch of genomic DNA from Desulfonatronum thioautotrophicum. It encodes these proteins:
- a CDS encoding PEP-CTERM sorting domain-containing protein — translated: MFKKSFFGVLLFTVVLLYSVTSFAFPNGWIDTDRFGYSGTITRYTDETLTEQVGDVINTGSRDLALWSDSDYPASIVMGSWWYSTAVDGEGNPIGAGHGNTHGNTGPGFMQYYDLIQDYVTDQRYSFSNFDGNYWTTFNFELVVNMSEAGAVARLSAPNNTGDGGFFHTLNVQLTATGLQGSLQNNGMIVAYEQDAFPTDVFGSISGVFENTSGTTANNGFYSFSFDLNMDNWAFENRDDLVGASFRMGSYGAPIPEPGTMALLGIGLAGLGLYGYRRKNKA
- a CDS encoding DEAD/DEAH box helicase, which codes for MNSELSLPTLSWQLKYTPDDGDLLRHFYIPALQCAVRYDRSTGYFSAGALSAASRGVEGLVRNQGRMRLIVGCTLDEPEVQAIARGQSLRETVEASLQRTPLTAEDQDAASALELLAWMVAKGHLDVKVAIPCDHKRRPVRTDAIFHEKAGIIEDKAGNRLAFNGSINETVFGWKHNWDSFHVFTSWGGSSAHVDAEEATFQQLWADKAKSAMVIDIPAALRDELLKFLPEQERLPHQLLHEKQDAYGVEPEPQAQPEVEPVLPERNGDRRGAVWSFLRLAPSLPDGGERIGEATSPITPWPHQVRAFQRMYEPWPPRLLIADEVGLGKTIQTGLLLRQAWMAGRAKRILILAPKAVLRQWQVELREKFNLNWPIYDGQKLCRYPSSALADNAVCPVGCDDWHKEPVVLASSHLMRRRDRAAQLLEKAEPWDVIVLDEAHHARRRGGGLNRTQNSGSVGGDDRPNQLLRLMQRLREKTKGLILLTATPMQVSPVEVWDLLNLLGLPREWHIQAFLTFFEHAAQPSPGDPELATMAVLFRSAEAAYGQVSLDQALAVAPGGSKLKAKKILKALRDKATIPLRQLETPERKAAIRLMLAHTPVKRLISRHTRELLRTYHKAGKLGVNIAQRHVEDRFVEMSQDEREVYTAVEDYISSTYNNASLDRKTAVGFVMTVYRRRLASSFAALVRTLETRHAQVGNASWETDLDRAEEDILDDELSPDAPDAMDAEEAASLAAEALAQEEQGDIDRLLRMARRLPTDTKTTVLLTEIENLRGAGYSQVMIFTQFTDTLDFLRGEVANRFGPQAVICFSGRGGEVRDGSGSWQRISREATKKRFRDGQAEIMLCTEAAAEGLNFQFCGALINYDMPWNPMKVEQRIGRIDRLGQAFELIRIVNLHYEDTVETDVYRVLRERIQLFSTFVGRLQPILARLPGAISSLTLGRRGDQDRDRSGLVSDILSDVNELDSAGFDLDQIAQPDISEPIRPAPLYGFPELAQIIAAPHLLPPGIEAKSIGKDFSYLQPGMPHPIRVTTDPDYFDAHPESTELWSPGCPVFPEVELTNTTIPVDKSDFERMLRQ
- a CDS encoding addiction module protein encodes the protein MDTVHIENEIAKLNISERLHLIMNAWDTLAKDHNLLPMPEWQKKELERRYQEYQRGDLEMYDWQTAHEELRNKYK